The following is a genomic window from Mauremys mutica isolate MM-2020 ecotype Southern chromosome 4, ASM2049712v1, whole genome shotgun sequence.
ccccatctccctcatAGGCCCCTCTCCCGACAGAGTGCCCAGCCGCACCCTCCCAGGCTCCTCCCCCTGACCTCCCCACCTCACGCAGCAGGTCCTGGTCCAGGTTGTGGCGGGCCAGCAGCATCTTGCGCTTGTACTGGCGGCACTGCAGCTCCAGGTACTGGCGCTGCCGCCGCAGCAGGTTGGCCTCCTCCTCGGCCTGGTAGTGCTGCATGTTCTCCTTCTGCCGCAGCAGCCACTCCTGCTTCTCCCGCTTCGGGGTGCTCTGGttctcctgcagctcctgcacgggcggggagcaggggctagtggttgggggggcagggagcccggacacctgggttctgttcccagccaacccgccccccctgccggggcccctcTCGCGTCACCTCCTTGAGCTGTTCCTTGCGCAGCTTGTACTGGCGTTTCTGGCACTCCAGCAGGTTGCTCAGCTCCTTCTTCTGCTGGCCCAGGATGTGCTGCTGGAACTTCTTCTCCTCGGCCAGCGCCGCCTTGGCCTGCGGGGCAGCGAGCGGGGGTGAGCGGCtccccgccagccccgccccgccccgctgtgcccggccccccgcccgcccctgcCCGGCCGGCCCACCTCCTTCTCGAAGATGGCCTGGTGCTTCTTGGCCAGCTTCTCGGCCTCGGCGCTGAAGCTGCTGCGATGGGCCTCCAGCTCCTTGTCGAGCCGCAGCTGGTGCTCGTCCAGCTCCGCCTTCAGCTTGTTCTCCAGCGCCATGAGCTGCTTCTGGTGCTGGCGCCGCATGCGCTTGTAGCCGCTCATCTGCTCCCGCAGCGCCGAGTCCTGCTCGTGCTCCTGGATCTGCCGGGTCACCTGGGCGGGGGCGGAGCTCTGAGCGCGGCTGGCCAGCTCCCAgggggcccccggccccgcccacccactcacccagccacccctggccccgcccctgaccCCGCCCACCCACTCACCCAGCCCTGCCCGAACCCTGACCCCGCCCACCCACTCACCCGGCCCCGCCGAACCCTGACCCCGCCCACCCACTCACCCGCCCCTGCCTAACCCTGACCCCGCCCACCCACTCACCCAGccacccctggccccgcccctgaccCCGCCCACCCACTCACCCAGCCCTGCCCGAACCCTGACCCCGCCCACCCACTCACCAGGCCCCGCCGAACCCTGACCCCGCCCACCCACTCACCCGCCCCCGCCGAACCCTGACCCCGCCCACCCACTCACCCAGCcacccctggccccgcccacccACTCACCCAGCCCTGCCCGAACCCTGTCCCCGCCCACCCACTCACCCAGCCCCGCCGAACCCTGACCCCGCCCACCCACTCACCCAGccacccctggccccgcccctgaccCCGCCCACCCACTCACCCAGCCCCGCCCGAACCCTGACCCCGCCCACCCACTCACCCGGCCCCGCCGAACCCTGACCCCGCCTAACCACTCTCCCATCCACCCCTGACCCTGCCATGCCCAAACCCTGACcccgcccacccacccacccatccacccctGACCCCGCCCTGCCCGAACCCTGACCCCggccacccacccatccatccacccctgACCCCGCCCAAACCCTGACCCCGCCCACCCACTCACCCAGCCCTGTCCAAACCCTGACCCCACCCTGCCAGAACCCTGACCCCGCCCACCCACTCACCCAGCCACCCCTGGCCTCGCTCAGCCCAACTCTGACCTTGCCCACCCAGCCATCCCTGATCCCGCCCACCCACTCACCCAGCCACACCTGACCCCGCCCAAACCCTGACCCCGCCCACCCACCAATCCATCCACCCCTGACCCCGCCCAAACCCTGACCCCGCCCACCCACTCACCCAGCCCTGTCCAAACCCTGACCCCACCCTGCCTGAACCCTGACCCCGCCCACCCACTCACCCAGCCACCCCTGGCCTCGCTCAGCCCAACTCTGACCTCGCCCACCCAGCCATCCCTGATCCCGCCCACCCACTCACCCAGCCACACCTGACCCCGCCCAAACcctgaccccacccacccactcacccagcCACCCCGGGCCCCGCCCAGCCCaaactctggccccaccccacccactcacccacccagcCTGAACTCTAACTCCACCCACCCGTccacccctggccccgccctgcccGAACCCTGACCCcgcccacccactgacctgtccACTCCTGGCCCCGCCCTGCCCGAACCctgacctcacccacccactgacccAACCCTGCCCCTGTCCAGTGACCTGTCCCACCAACCTCacccagtcagcccctgcccctgcccataaACCCCAGCCCATCTCCTGGCCCCACCCAGCCTCACCCCCTGGCTCCATCCCCAACTCTGAGCCCACCCtgacctctgcccccagccagcccactaGCCCCACCTGCTAACCTCACCCTACCTTTGTGGgggcccccagctcctcccatctGGGGAGcgtgcccaccccaccccccgcccttaCCAGTGAGGCCGTGCGGATGGTGGCGAAATGGTCCCGGTTGCGGCAGTATGCACGGCGCCGGGCAGCCGATGAACTCTGGGGCTCCATCTCCGGCTGGTACGGGTCGTCGTACAGGTTATCGTGGCCCTGGGGGTGATGGCGAGAGAAGGGATGAGACCCAGGagtccccgctctaaccaccagacccacAAAGTGCAAATGTTCTTaatttctctgaatactgtgtgcgcctcagtttcccctgtgtatCACTCAAGTGTCCAGGTGGGGCGGATGAGGGCTGGGCCTCGGGGACGcaccactcctccccccccgcgcCAGGCCTGGGACCCCGGgtcggccccctccccccccctccccgggcctggGACCCCgggccgcccccctccccccccccccgccccgggcctgGGACCCcgggccgccccctcccccccctccccgggcctggGACCCCgggccgcccccctccccccccctccccgggcctggGACCCCgggatgcccccctcccccccccgccccgggcctgGGACCCCgggatgcccccctcccccccaccccggaccCCCCCTGCAGCAGGCTCCCCGCACGGCACCGGCAGGCGGTGGATGACGGAGCTGTTGGAGGTGACCGTGtgctccccctcctgcatcatggcGATCTCGGCTCCCTCGTCCTCGTCGGAGGCGTCCGCCAGGCTGTTAacgctgctgctctggctgctggcGCTGATGGACATGCTGGGCACCGAGTGGCTGCTCTCCATGCTGTTAACGGTGCCCGTCCGGTGCATGAACTGCTCCGCCTCCTGGGGAGCGACCAGACACACTGCAGCCTCCTCGGGGGGGCACAGGGACCCTCCCCCGGCActgggacgcggcccctctggggcagggggggcacacggggacccctcccccggcactgggacgcggcccctctggggcgggggggcacacggggacccctcccccggcactgggacacggcccctctggggcgggggggcacacggggacccctcccccggcactgggacacggcccctctggggcagggggggcacacggggacccctcccccggcactgggacacggcccctctggggcagggggggcacacggggacccctcccccggcactgGGACAcggcccctgtggggcagggggggcacacggggacccctcccccggcactgggacacggcccctctggggcggggggggcacacGGGGACGCCTCCCCCGGCACTGGGACACGgcccctctggggcgggggggggggctgggcacacggggacccctcccccggcactgGGACACGGCCcctctgggcggggggggggggttgggcacACAGGGACCCCTCCCCTGGCACTGGGGCGCGGCCCCTCCGGGGTGGTTATTTGGGGACCCCCGGGCCGGCCCCgtgggccctcaggcagggcggggcacagggggccccctggggtgggggcctCGCTCTCACCTCCTCCTCGTCGGGCGCCTCGGCGTTGGGGCCGTTCTGCGCTTCCTGGAAGAGGATTTTCTTCATCTTGCGATACTGCAGGTTGTCCAGCTCCCGCACGGCGTCCTTGGTGCGCTGGATCAGGTCCATGATCACCGTCTGGGGCCGCTCCCGCAGGAGGAACCGGTGCTGCTGGGGCACGGGGACGGGGTCAGTGACGCCCGCTGCCCCGGGGACCCggagaacccgcccccccccgccccgcccggccggGGGTTACCTTGAGCAGCACGTCCGAGGTGGGCCGGTCTTGGGGGATTTTCTGCAGGCAGGAGTCCACAAAGTTCCGGAAATACTCGGACCTGGGGGGGCAGAAGCAGATAAAcagaagggggggcagggccatccCTTGACGCCAGAGAGCCAGCTGGGCCAAGCTGGCTAATGCCAGGGGAGGGCAATTCACCACCGGGGAgcgagcccaggagtcctggctcccagcccccactgtaaccactagaccccactcccctcccagagccgagagagaacccaggagtcctggtggtGGGGTGTGACCCAGGCCCCCGCCCAGGGCTGGTCTCTACTGGAGGGCGTGGGGCGAGGTGCCCGGCACAGGCTGCCCCCCGCGGAGGggcgagggggggctgggaggctggcTCGGGGGGCTCACCAGTGGCTGGACTGCAGCACGGGGGACTCGTTCTGCGCGATGTGGTACAACGCGCTCATCGCGTTCATGTTGAAGAGGGGAGGCTTGCGCtccgctggggggagagacaggcgTCAGCAGCCGGCccccgccgccccgccccccccccgccgcccgcccccccccacctacccagCTCGATGCAGGTGATGCCAAGCGACCAGACGTCCACCTTCCCGTCGTACTGCCCCTCGTCCATGGCCAGGATCACCTCAGGGGCCATCCTGGGGCAGACAGAGAGACGGGGTGAGCCCCCGGggggagcccccgcccccccacccccccgcccggccccccgcccggcccctcaCCAGTACGGCGTGCCCACGAAGGAGTTGGCGGGGGCGATGATTGATGCCGAGCCGAAGTCCCCGAGTttcacctgccctggctccgtcaGCAGGATGTTCCCAGCCTTCACGTCCCTGCAGGGCCGGGGTGAGAGACAGCTCAGAGctcggcccccagccccccacccagggccagcCCCATGGACCCCCTGGAcagccagccctgggggggggaggaagcagggacaGGGCGGATGGGGGGTACCTGTGGATCATGTTGTGACAGTGGAGGTACGCCAGGCCCTGCAGCGCCCCGTGGGTGATGGCTGCGATCTCCACCTCCTGCAGTGGCTTCTTGTgcactgggggcagagggaggggtcagagcagccccccagccccccccgcacccccccaggCCCTGCGCCCCGGGCACTCACCCTCCAGCAGGTCGGAGGCGGAGCCCAGGCAGTACTCCATCACCAGCTGTGGGGGCACAAGAGGAGTGAGCGTGGGGGGGCCGCTAGACCCCACCCCCCTCGCGCCCCCGCacgccccaccccactcacccaGGCCGTGTGCTCCCGCAGGTAGCAGCCCTTGTACTCGATGGTGTTGGGGTGTCGCAGCTTCTGCAGGAACTTCACCTCCTTGATGATGTCCTGCCATTTCTGCGAGAGCCGCACGCGCTCAGCCTGGACACCGGGGTTCTagcccagctcaggggaggtCGGGGGGGGGCGGTAGCCTGGACGCCGGGGTTCTagcccagctcaggggaggtcggggggggggagcctggacACAGGGGGTTagcccagctcaggggaggtcggggggggggggagcctggacACTGGGGTTCTagcccagctcaggggaggtCGGGGGGGGGCCGGCAGCCTGGACACAGGGGTTCTAGCCCAGCTCAGggggaggtcggggggggggcCAGGCCGCCTGGACACCGGGGTTCTagcccagctcaggggaggtcgggggggggggccggcagCCTGGACACCGGGGTTCTagcccagctcaggggaggtcggggtgggggggggcaggcagcctGAACACCGGGGTTCTAGCCCAGCTCagggggggtcggggggagggggggctggcagCCTGGACACCGGGGTTCTACCCCAGCTCAggggaggtcgggggggggggggcggtagcCTGGACACCGGGGTTCA
Proteins encoded in this region:
- the TAOK2 gene encoding serine/threonine-protein kinase TAO2 isoform X4, coding for MPSNARAGSLKDPEVAELFFKDDPEKLFVDLREIGHGSFGAVYFARDMRNNEVVAIKKMSYSGKQSNEKWQDIIKEVKFLQKLRHPNTIEYKGCYLREHTAWLVMEYCLGSASDLLEVHKKPLQEVEIAAITHGALQGLAYLHCHNMIHRDVKAGNILLTEPGQVKLGDFGSASIIAPANSFVGTPYWMAPEVILAMDEGQYDGKVDVWSLGITCIELAERKPPLFNMNAMSALYHIAQNESPVLQSSHWSEYFRNFVDSCLQKIPQDRPTSDVLLKHRFLLRERPQTVIMDLIQRTKDAVRELDNLQYRKMKKILFQEAQNGPNAEAPDEEEEAEQFMHRTGTVNSMESSHSVPSMSISASSQSSSVNSLADASDEDEGAEIAMMQEGEHTVTSNSSVIHRLPGHDNLYDDPYQPEMEPQSSSAARRRAYCRNRDHFATIRTASLVTRQIQEHEQDSALREQMSGYKRMRRQHQKQLMALENKLKAELDEHQLRLDKELEAHRSSFSAEAEKLAKKHQAIFEKEAKAALAEEKKFQQHILGQQKKELSNLLECQKRQYKLRKEQLKEELQENQSTPKREKQEWLLRQKENMQHYQAEEEANLLRRQRQYLELQCRQYKRKMLLARHNLDQDLLREDLNKKQTQKDLECAMLLRQHESTQELEFRHLHTVQRTRTELTRLQHQTELSNQLEYNKRREQELRQKHAMEVRQQPKSLKSKELQIKKQFQDTCKIQTRQYKALRNHLLETTAKSEHKGILKRLKDEQTRKLATLAEQYDHSINEMLSTQALRLDETQEAEYQVLRMQLQQELELLNAYQSKIKIHTEAQHEREIKELEQRVSIRRALLEQRIEEEMLALQNERSERIRSLLERQAREIEAFDSESMRLGFSNMALTGIPAEAFNQGYAAPPQPWPSRPVPRSGSHWSHGVQNTAGAPHAWRQPPLLAPPPSAWLHPPSAASSPASAPGGRANVVMLRNSPQPLRRTASGGQAEPGISRSASVTSHILNGSHYSYS
- the TAOK2 gene encoding serine/threonine-protein kinase TAO2 isoform X3 is translated as MPSNARAGSLKDPEVAELFFKDDPEKLFVDLREIGHGSFGAVYFARDMRNNEVVAIKKMSYSGKQSNEKWQDIIKEVKFLQKLRHPNTIEYKGCYLREHTAWLVMEYCLGSASDLLEVHKKPLQEVEIAAITHGALQGLAYLHCHNMIHRDVKAGNILLTEPGQVKLGDFGSASIIAPANSFVGTPYWMAPEVILAMDEGQYDGKVDVWSLGITCIELAERKPPLFNMNAMSALYHIAQNESPVLQSSHWSEYFRNFVDSCLQKIPQDRPTSDVLLKQHRFLLRERPQTVIMDLIQRTKDAVRELDNLQYRKMKKILFQEAQNGPNAEAPDEEEEAEQFMHRTGTVNSMESSHSVPSMSISASSQSSSVNSLADASDEDEGAEIAMMQEGEHTVTSNSSVIHRLPGHDNLYDDPYQPEMEPQSSSAARRRAYCRNRDHFATIRTASLVTRQIQEHEQDSALREQMSGYKRMRRQHQKQLMALENKLKAELDEHQLRLDKELEAHRSSFSAEAEKLAKKHQAIFEKEAKAALAEEKKFQQHILGQQKKELSNLLECQKRQYKLRKEQLKEELQENQSTPKREKQEWLLRQKENMQHYQAEEEANLLRRQRQYLELQCRQYKRKMLLARHNLDQDLLREDLNKKQTQKDLECAMLLRQHESTQELEFRHLHTVQRTRTELTRLQHQTELSNQLEYNKRREQELRQKHAMEVRQQPKSLKSKELQIKKQFQDTCKIQTRQYKALRNHLLETTAKSEHKGILKRLKDEQTRKLATLAEQYDHSINEMLSTQALRLDETQEAEYQVLRMQLQQELELLNAYQSKIKIHTEAQHEREIKELEQRVSIRRALLEQRIEEEMLALQNERSERIRSLLERQAREIEAFDSESMRLGFSNMALTGIPAEAFNQGYAAPPQPWPSRPVPRSGSHWSHGVQNTAGAPHAWRQPPLLAPPPSAWLHPPSAASSPASAPGGRANVVMLRNSPQPLRRTASGGQAEPGISRSASVTSHILNGSHYSYS